The segment ATTGATCAAGGGGGCTCTTGCGAGCCCCCTTTTCTGCGCACCAATAGCAAATGTTTGACATGGGCTTTTGGCGTGCCTATAATGCGCATCCTTTGAATGCGTGGGTAGACGGCTCGCGCCGTCGACATCCATTGGAGTTTAGGGCAAATGCAGAACCAAAAGATTCGCATTCGGTTGAAAGCGTTCGACCATCGCCTGATTGATCAGTCCACAGCGGAAATCGTTGAAACCGCTAAGCGTACTGGTGCTCAGGTTCGTGGTCCGATCCCGCTGCCGACCAACCGCGAGCGTTACACCATTCTGATTTCACCGCACGTCAACAAAGATGCGCGTGACCAGTATGAG is part of the Halomonas sp. GT genome and harbors:
- the rpsJ gene encoding 30S ribosomal protein S10, whose translation is MQNQKIRIRLKAFDHRLIDQSTAEIVETAKRTGAQVRGPIPLPTNRERYTILISPHVNKDARDQYEIRTHKRVLDIVEPTEKTVDALMKLDLAAGVDVQIKLD